AAAACAAAACGGCAAATGCAAAAGAAGAAAAAACGCCTACTCGTCATCATATCAAAAAAGGACTTTCTGCTTTTCAGAAGACCCTTGCTACGATTGGGAGTATTCTTGGGATTATCACTGCAACAATTACAATCTTGACTTTCATGAACAATAATAAATCTGATACCAAGACAAAAAGTAGCCAGACGACACAAACAACTATTATCAAAGAAATTCAGAAAGAAACAACAACAGACGGGGCTAAGTCTAGCGACACAACAGCTGCAAGTCAAGGCGAGACAGAAACGAGTAGCGCTAGTTCTGACACCACGCAGTCTAGTAATACATCAAGCGATACTAGCTCTAGTCAGACAAGCAGCACAACGACTGACAACGACACAAATACAACTACTTCAAGCTCTAGCAATTAAAAAAGCGGAAGCGAGACAACCAATCAGACCAAGGTCTAGGAGTTGCTCAACTTCCGTTATTTTTTATATTTAATTTTATACTCTCAATGAAAATCAAAAAGTCTGAATAAGATTCACTGCGTGAATCCTGTCCTACAACTCCAACTGGCTTCCAGAAGGTTTTTGATGGAAACCTCAGTTTCTTTATCCGCAGACTTTAACAGTCCGGTGGCTAACAAGGCTCGAAACAATTTTCACGGAGCATTATTTCCGATACATTTTCACTTGAAGATACAAGTCATTATAAATTCCCAACCACTTAGCGCCGAGTTGTTGATAGACCTCTAAGTGCTTCATTGTTTCTTCATCTGGGTAAAAGGCTTTGTCCTCTTGAATTTCTTTTGGCAACATCGCCTTAGCAGGCATGTTAGGTGTTGAGTAGCCAACATACAAAGCATTTTTATAGGCATTTTCAGGTCTTAACATAAAGTTAATAAATTGATAAGCAGCTTTTTTATTTTTGACCGTTTTAGGAATGACAATATTATCAAACCAAAGATTGCTGGCTTCTGTTGGGACAACATAGCGAAGCTTGTCATTCTTTTCCAACATTTGCCGTGCTTCACCTGAAAAACTAACGCCAATCGCCGCATTGTTTTGAATCATATAGCCTTTCATTTCGTCTGCTACAATTGCTTTGATATTCGGTGTCAACGTATAAAGCTTATCAACTGCTTCTTGTAATTGCTTAGTATTTTTAGAATTGAGACTATAACCTAAAGCATTTAACCCAACACCCATTACCTCGCGCGCTCCATCAATCATCATGATAGAGTTTTTATATTCAGGTCGCCACAAATCACTCCAATGCTTAGGAGCTGTTTTGACTAATTCTGTGTTGTAGACAATCCCAAGCGTTCCCCAAAAGTAAGGAATAGAGTATTGATTTTTAGGATCAAATGATTGATTTAAAAACCGTTTTCCGATATTTTCCAACCCTTTAATTTTTGAATGGTCCAATTTTTCAAGCAAGCGTTCCGACATCATTTTAGAAATCATGTATTCACTAGGAATAGCAATATCGTAAGTTGTCCCGCCTTGCTTAATCTTGGTGTACATGGATTCGTTAGAATCAAAGGTTTCATATTGGACTTGGATACCGGTTTCTTTGGTGAACTTCGTCAGTAACTCTGGATCAATATAGTCTCCCCAATTGTAGATAACCAGTTTGTCACCAGAGCCGCTTTTTGTCCGACTTTCAATGTGATAACTCATTCCCCAGAGGATAAGGATAATGGCAACAATGCCCATTAAAAATGAATAAAGCTTTTTCATGCCGCATCCCCCTTCTCACGAGAAATAAAGTAATAGCCAATTACCAAAAGAATACTAAACAGAAATACCAAAGCAGAAAGAGCATTGATTTCTAGCGAAATTCCTTGCCGAGCCCGCGAGTAAATCTCAACCGACAAGGTTGAAAAACCATTTCCTGTCACAAAGAACGTCACAGCAAAGTCATCTAGAGAGTAGGTGAAAGCCATAAAGTAACCGGCAATGATAGCTGGCGTCAGATAAGGCAGCATGATTTCCTTGAGCATCTGAACTTGGCTTGCTCCTAAATCATAGGCCGCCTTAATCATGTCGTCATTCATCTCTTTTAGCCGTGGCAATATCATCAAAACTACAATAGGAATTGAAAAGGCAATATGACTCGCCAGAACAGATAGAAAACCTAATTGAAATTTGATAGTTGTAAAAAGAATTAAGAAACTTGCCCCAATCATGACATCTGGCGCTACCATGAGGATATTATTAACCGATAAAAAGGCGTCTTGGTATTTCTTTTTGGCTTGATAAATATAAATGGCACCAAACGTTCCGATTGCTGTTGCAATCAAAGAAGATAGAAAGGCTAAGAAAAAGGTCTGCGCTAAAATGAGCATTAAGCGAGTATCACTGAACATATTTTGAAAATGCGTCAGACTAAAGCCTGTAAACTTGTTCATATCATCGCCAGCATTGAACGCATAGCCAATCAAATAAAAAATCGGCAAATAAAGAATTAAGAAGACGACTGTTAAATAAATACTAGCAGTTTTTTTCATCGCTCTCCCCTTTCTTTCGTTGCCCACATGATAACGAGCATGGCTACAATCAAGACAACACCAATGGTTGAGCCCATGCCCCAATTTTGTGTAGTCAGAAAATGCTGCTCAATGGCTGTACCTAGCGTAATAACGCGATTGCCACCAATCAAACGCGTCAGCATAAAAAGACTGAGACTGGGAATAAAGACTGACTGCACACCACTTCTCACGCCATTCATAGATAAAGGAAAAACGACACGACAAAAGGTTTCCCAACGATTGGCACCAAGGTCATAGCTGGCATTGATCAGATTTTGGTCCATGTCTTCTAAAACATTAAAAATCGGCAATATCATAAAGGGCAGTTCAATATAACTGGCTACAAAAATAAAAGAGAAATCTGTAAACAGGATTTGCTGAGAGCCAATCCCAATAAAACTTAAAAATTGATTGACAGAGCCATTTTGCCCGAAAATCCCAATAAAAGCATAAGCTTTGAGAAGGAGATTGACCCAGGTCGGCAAGATAATGAGCATCAACCAAAGCTGTCTGTGCTTTAGTTGTGTCAATAAAAATGCCGTTGGGTAACTGATTACTAAAGTGACAACTGTGATAATCCCCGCATATAAAACAGAATTCAAACTCATTTTGAGATAAGTCAGATTTTGCGAAGTGAAGTAGATCTTATAATTTTCAAGAGTAAAGTGACCTTCAATATTGAAAAACGACTGCCAAACAATCATGGCAACAGGCGCTAATACAAACAATAGAATCCAAAGAATATAAGGAGCAACAAAAAGATTAGAGGTTGTTTTCTTCATCGCGCTCCTCCTCAATAGCATTGATTAAGCCTGCTTCTTGCTCTTCCATTTCGACATATTCTTCAATCCGAGCGTCAAATTCTTCCTCTGTTTCATTGAGACGCATGATATGAATATCTTCTGGTTCAAAGTCCAGCCCAATCTCTTCTCCGACAATGGCTTTGCGAGTCGAATGAATCATCCACTCATTACCCAAGCCATCATAAGCGATGATTTCATAATGCACTCCGCGGAAGAGCTGGGTGTCAACCTTAACTTGAAGTTTTCCTTCTTCCGGAAGTGTAATCCGCAAATCTTCTGGACGAATGACGACTTCCACCTGCTCATTAGGACGCATTCCTCCGTCAACAGCTTCAAATCGTTTGCCATTAAATTCGACCAAATAGTCTTCAATCATCTTGCCAGGAAGAATATTGGATTCCCCGATAAACGTCGCTACAAAGTGATTGATAGGTTCATCATATATATCAACAGGTGTCCCTGACTGCACAATCTCCCCGTCATTCATCACAAAAATCCAGTCGCTCATAGCCAGCGCTTCTTCTTGGTCATGGGTGACAAAGACAAAGGTAATCCCCAGACGCTGTTGCAATTCCCGCAATTCATACTGCATGTCTGTCCGCAACTTCAAATCTAGTGCAGACAAAGGCTCATCTAGCAAAACCACACGCGGTTCATTGACAATAGCACGCGCAATAGCAACCCGCTGACGCTGACCACCAGAAAGTTTGCGAATAGAGCGTTTCTCAAAACCGTCCAAACGCACCATTTTCAGGACTTCCGCAACCCGACGTTCTACTTCTTGTTTTTCAACTTTACGCAAACGCAACGGAAATGCCACATTTTCAAAAACGGTCATGTGCGGAAAAAGAGCATAGGACTGAAACACCGTGTGCACATCGCGTTTATTAGTCGGAATATCGTTGATTCGGACGCCATCAAGAAAAACATCACCGCTTGAAGCATCTAACAAGCCAGCGATGATATTTAGAATGGTTGATTTTCCTGATCCAGAAGCACCTAAAAGAGTGTAAAACTTCCCTTCTTCTAACTCAAAATTGATGTCCTTTAAAACGACTGTATTGTTATCTTCAAAAACTTTTGATACGTTTCTAAATTCAATAATTGGTTTGTTCAATTGCCATAAATTCCTTCTTTTTCATAGATTGACAGATTAAAGTCTTGTCCTGACTGATTTTTTTAGAGAATAATATGAATGTTGCCGCTAGAGACACTCATTTCTCCCCAATAATTCGGACTTCTCTTTCCAAAGTCACACCAGAATGAGCTTTGACTGTCTCAATCACATGTGCAATCAAATTTTCATAATCTGCTGCAGTTCCATTATCAACATTGACCATAAAACCTGCATGCTTTGTCGAAACTTCTACCCCACCAATGCGATGCCCTTTTAAATTCGCTTCACTAATCAATTGCCCTGCGAAATGCCCTACCGGACGTTTAAAAACAGAGCCACAAGAAGGATACTCTAAAGGCTGCTTCAATTGACGAAGGTGTGTCAAACGTTCCATTTCTTGACGAATCACACGGTGCATTCCTGGTGCTAAGGCAAACTTGGCAGAGATCACCACATCACCTGTCTGTTGAACATAGGAACGACGATAGCCAAATTTCATGTCTTGAGCACTAATATTTTTTATTTCTCCATCCCGTGTCAGCACCTTACAAGAAAGTAAAATATGCGAAATTTCACCACCATAAGCACCAGCATTCATAAAGACAGCTCCGCCAATACTCCCTGGAATCCCGCAAGCAAATTCAAAACCTGTCAGGCTATGATGAAGTGCAATATGAGTCGTTTCAATGAGATTAGCACCTGCCTCTGCTTCAATGGTGTAGCCATCTACTGCCACTCCGTTTAATTTGTCAAACATAATCACAAAACCGCGAATACCACCGTCGCGAACGATGATATTGCTAGCATTTCCTAGTACCATCCAAGGAATCTGCTCCCGATTAGCAAATTTTACCACTCGTGCCAATTCATAACGATTTCGCGGAAAAACCAAATAATCTGCAGCTCCACCTACTTTGGTATAAGTGTATTGTTTCAAAGGTTCATCAAAACGGATATCAATTCCGTTTAATTCTGATTTTAACATTTCTAAAGTTGACATTTTCTCTCTCTCTTAAACAAAACTCAATCTATTATACCAAATTTAGCAAATATTTACGATAAATTGAAGAAAAATATTCTTTCAAAAAAGCCCCAAATAATGACAGAACACTTTCTTATAGCTTTCCAGACTATTTAAAAAGTGGATTGAAATCGCGATGCTTGTAAAATCACAATTTGAACTCCACTTTCCTTTTAAATTTTTGTTTTTTCTTTACTCAAACTCCATGTCTTTTCAATATAAGGAGGAAGCTTTATTAGGGTTTCTCGATTGCCTTCAAGTGCAATAAGATAAACTTTCTCGTCCTTTTTGAAAATCCAACTAATCAAGTATTGACCTGATTTCATTATAACATTGACTTGATAGGCTTCGTTACCTGCAACTGTACTTTTTGAGCCTCCGATTTTCTTTACGCCTGCATTGTTTTGCCAATTGTAGTAAATGCGATTAGCAATCGTTTGTGCCGTAAATTCTTCTCCTTCTTTGATGTTGGCTTTTTCTTTCGTATAGGCATTCATGGTCACAATATTATAGGCAGAACCATCTGTATATTGAATACTATCGCCACCATTTACATCAGTAAACTTCACCCACTTTTTAGGAATATCAATATAACCGTAATCATCCGAACCAACACGTTGCATTTCTTCCGTCTTCACATCTTTTTTCGTAACATTTGATGAACTTGAGCTACTGCTTTCTTTTGCAGATACTTTACTTGACGAAGATGACTGTTGTGATGATTTTGGTTTATTCCCTCCGCTTGAACTACATGCTTCTAGTATAAAGATAAGGAGTACCGCTAAAAATAAAATCAGCCAGCTCTTTTTCTTCTTCATAGCCAATTCCTCCTATCTTTTTATTTTAGCATATTTATTTAGAGTTCACAATTATTTCACGACACAAGAAAAGAGAGCATTCCACTCTCTTTATAACTTTTGTACATATCACTCATCATCCATGCTGAGGACGCTGAGGAACGCTTCTTGTGGCACTTCAACAGATCCGATGGCTTTCATCCGCTTCTTACCAGCCTTTTGTTTTTCCAAGAGCTTACGTTTACGGGAAACATCTCCACCATAACATTTTGCCAAGACATTCTTGCGCAAAGCTTTGATATCTGTCCGTGCCACAATTTTCTGACCAATTGCTGCCTGAATTGGCACTTCAAATTGCTGACGCGGAATAATTTTCTTTAATTTTTCAACAATCAATTTTCCGCGTTCATAGGCAAATTCCTTGTGAACAATGAAGCTAAGAGCATCTACTTTGTCACCATTAAGGAGAATATCCATTTTAACGAGACTCGACTTTCGGTATTCTGAGATTTCATAGTCAAAGCTAGCATAACCACGAGTTGAGGATTTTAGTTTGTCAAAGAAATCAAAGACAATTTCTGCCAACGGGATTTGGTAGATGACATTGACTCGATTTTCATCGATATAGTCCATAGTCACAAAGTCACCGCGTTTACGCTGAGCCAATTCCATGACTGCTCCGACAAATTCCTGCGGCACCATAATCTGTGCTTTGACATAAGGCTCTTCAATGGAATCAATCTTGGTCGGTTCTGGAAATTCGCTCGGATTGGAAACATCAAGGGATTCGCCGTCTGTCATATTAACCTTGTAGATAACCGACGGTGCCGTCATAATCAAGTCAATATTAAACTCTCTCTCCAAACGTTCCTGAATCACATCCATGTGGAGCAAACCGAGGAAACCACAACGGAAGCCAAAACCTAAAGCTTGAGAAGTTTCGGGCTCAAATTGAAGACTAGCATCATTAAGCTGAAGTTTTTCCAAAGCTTCCCGCAAATCATTATATTTATTGGACTCAATCGGATAAAGTCCAGCAAAAACCATCGGGTTCATCTGCTTGTAGCCATGCAGAGGTTCTGCGGCTGGATTGTCCGCTAAGGTCACCGTGTCTCCGACCCGAGTATCCTGCACCGTCTTGATCGAAGCTGCGATATAGCCAACATCCCCTGTTGCAAGAAAATCTCGTCCAACAGCTTTTGGAGTAAAAATACCCACTTCAGTTACATCAAAAGTCCTGCCATTACTCATGAGCTGAATGGTATCACCTGGCTTCACAACTCCGTCCATCACGCGCACTTGCAAGATAACCCCACGATAAGCATCATAAACTGAGTCAAAAATAAGAGCCTTGAGTGGTGCAGTCACATCTCCTGTCGGCGCAGGAACTTTCTCCACGATTTGCTCTAGGATCTCTTCAATCCCGATACCAGCTTTAGCCGAAGCCAACACAGCTTCACTTGCGTCCAAACCAATGACATCTTCAATCTCAGTCCGAACTCGCTCTGGGTCAGCAGCAGGCAGATCAATTTTATTGATAACAGGTAGGATTTCTAGATCATTATCCAAAGCCAGATAGACATTGGCTAAAGTTTGTGCCTCAATACCTTGAGCAGCATCAACCACCAAAACAGCCCCTTCACAGGCTGCCAATGATCGCGATACTTCATAAGTAAAGTCCACATGCCCTGGTGTATCAATCAAATGAAAAATATAAGTTTCACCGTTCTTAGCTCTATAATTGAGTTCAATCGCATTGAGCTTAATAGTAATACCCCGCTCCCTTTCCAAATCCATACTATCTAAAAGTTGAGCTTGCATTTCTCGGCTGGATACAGTATCCGTTGCTTCCAAAATTCTATCTGCCAAAGTTGATTTACCGTGATCAATATGCGCGATAATGGAGAAATTTCGAATCTTCTCCTGCCGCTTTTTTAATTCATCTAAGTTCATTTTTCTCATCCTTTTCGGGTATTCTATTTATTATAACATAAGGCAGGTGACTTTTACCAGTCTTGAAAAAGCATTCCATATCTCGTTTCATTTGTGCTATAATAAAAGTAAATACATTTACAGAAATGAGGGGGCTATGATTAAATTAATCGCATTAGATATGGATGGTACGCTTTTAAATAGTCAAAAAGAAATTCCCCAAACACATATTCAGGCTATTCATCAAGCTATCGAAAACGGAGTGAAGCTCGTTCTTTGTACAGGTCGTCCCTTGGTCGGAGTGAAACCTTACTATGAACAATTAGGACTGAGCGGAGAAAACGAATATGTCATCATTAACAACGGTTGCTCTACTCATCAAACAAAGGATTGGAAGCTTGTTGATTGGAAAGAGCTAAGTGCGGAGGATATGCTTTATCTGGATAGAATCGCCAAGCAGACTCCTGCCCAACTAACTCTTTTTGACGAAGAACGCTATTTAGTAGTTGACGAAAAACCAAGCGACCTAGTCACCTATGACGCTAGCCTTGTCTTTACAACCCCAACAGAAATCAGTCTCGAAGAAGCTATCAGCGGCAAGAATATCATGTTCCAAGCTATGTTTCTAGCACAGCCTGATGAATTAGACACCTTTGAAAAGCAATTTGCAAGCCAGATTTGCCAGCATTTCAGCGGTGTTCGTTCCCAACCAGTCATTTACGAAGCTATGCCCAAAGGCACTACTAAAGCGACTGCTCTTAAGGAATTAGCTCAACGATTAGATATCAACCCCCAAGAAATTATGGCAATCGGTGATGCCAATAATGACATCGAAATGCTAGAGTTTGCAGGTCTCGGTGTGGCTATGGGGAATTCTAGTGACTATGTTAAAAAACTCGCTGATTACGTTACAGATAGCAATGATGAGAACGGTGTCGCTACAGCTATTGAAAAACTCATTTTAAATAACTAATAGGATGAATCATGAGCTTCTTTTCAAGTTCATGATTTTTATTGAGAATATTGTCATTCTTTCACTATTTGTAAATAGCCTTCCCTCTCAAAATATGATACACTAATTACATCTATGCAAAAAGGAGAACTTATGAACTACCCTACTCTTTTAGAACGTTTTTTGACTTATGTAAAAGTAAATACGCGTTCAGATGAACATTCTACGACAACACCAAGCACACAAAGCCAAGTAGATTTCGCCAATAACATCCTCATTCCTGAGATGAAACGCGTTGGTTTGGAAAATGTATATTATTTACCAAATGGCTACGCTATCGGTACTCTTCCTGCAAATGACCCAAGTTTCACACGCAAAATTGGTCTCATTTCCCACATGGACACCGCAGACTTCAATGCAGAAAGTGTCAATCCGCAAATCATTGAAAATTATGACGGTGGCGTGATTCCACTGGGGCAATCTGGTTTTAACCTTGACCCTGTTGATTTTGCTAGTTTAAAAAAATACAAGGGACAAACCTTGATTACAACTGATGGAACAACCCTTCTCGGCTCTGATGATAAATCAGGTATTGCTGAAATCATGACAGCGATTGAGTATCTAACAGCTCATCCTGACATCAAGCACTGCGAAATTCGAGTTGGCTTTGGTCCAGATGAAGAAATAGGTGTCGGAGCTGACAAGTTTGATGCGACAGATTTCGATGTAGATTTCGCTTATACGATTGACGGTGGACCTCTCGGAGAACTTCAATTTGAAACTTTCTCTGCAGCTAGTGCAGAAATCACTTTCCAAGGACGCAATGTCCATCCAGGGACAGCAAAAGGACAAATGATCAATGCTCTGCAATTAGCTATTGACTTTCATAATCAATTACCAGAAGGTGCTCGCCCAGAGCTGACAGACGGCTACGAGGGCTTCTACCACCTTATGAATGTAGAAGGAACTGTCGAAGAAGCAAAAGCAAGTTATATCATTCGTGACTTCGACACAGCAACTTTTGAGCAACGCAAAGAACTCATGCGCTCCATTACTAATAAGATGAATGAAAAACATGGTGAACGAGTTCATTTAGAACTGAAAGATCAATACTACAATATGCGCCAAGTCATTGAAAAAGACATGACACCTATCAATATTGCAAAGGCTGTTATGGAAAAATTGGACATCAAACCGATTATCGAACCTATTCGTGGCGGAACAGACGGCTCAAAGATTTCCTTTATGGGCATTCCGACACCAAATATCTTTGCTGGTGGTGAAAATATGCATGGACGCTTTGAATATGTCAGTCTGCAAACAATGGAACGCGCCGTTGATACTATTATTGGTATCGTTTCTTACAAAGACTAACATTCCATAACTCTATCAAAAAACTGCAACTCTCATCAAAGCTGAGTTGCAATTTTAATTTATCTTCTGCGAATGTATTGCACCATTCTAAAAGTTAAAAATGCTAGTAAAATAATAGCTACGAGCCAGATTGTTTTCAACAAATAAAATTGTATCAAATAAATGGAAACAATCGCTCCTGTCACAAAACTTCCTAATAAAGCAACGAAGAAAATGCCTTCTGCTAAGCAAGTTTTTTCTTTTGTCCGCACATAAGTACCAAAAGCTACCATTGTTTTTTTGATATTGCCTGTCATAAAAGAATTATTGTAGACAATGCCATCCACTTCACCAAAAGCCGTTGCCACCAACCCCATACAAAAACCAATCGGCGGAACAATGAAAAGATTAGACACGGTTGCTGGTAGAAATCCTGTAAGCCCACAAAACAAAATCAGTGGGAGAATGCTGGACAAGCGCCATAAAGAATTTTCAAAGCTATTTTTGAAAATGGTTAACACAAAAATGCCTAACATAAAAGCCAGCATCGTTGCCAACTTCACTTCTATTTCCCCTGTCTCATGATGAATCAATTCAACTGACAAGAACACAACGTTTCCTGTTTGACCCGCAACCAATGTCCCGCCTCTTTCAATAAATGTATAAGCATCAATAAATCCCGCACAAAAAGTCAGCAGACAGGCAAAAAATTTCGAGCGCGAATGAAACTCTCTTTTTCTTTTTACATTATTTATCATCATCACCTAAAAAGTCTAGCACTCCCTCACTAGACTTCCTTTCTATTGCTCTCTTGCTTCTTGCAAGATTTTTTCAATTTTCGTTGTAATCAAATCAATCGCCACTGTATTAGAAGCTCCTTCTGGAATAATCACATCCGCATAGCGCTTGGTAGGCTCAATAAATTGATGATACATGGGTTTTACCACACCTAAATATTGCTCAATGACACTATCTAAACTACGTCCACGCTCATCCATATCTCGCTTAATCCTGCGAATGATCCGAACATCATCATCTGTATCCACAAAAATCTTAATGTCCATTAAATCACGTAAGCGTTTGTCCTCTAAAACCATAATTCCTTCTACAATAAAGACATCCTGTGGGTCTTGACGATACGTTTTATCACTGCGTGTATGAGCTGTATAGTCATACGTCGGAATATCTACCGGACGTCCTGCCAACAATTCCTTGATTTGCGCAATCATCAAATCT
This Streptococcus anginosus DNA region includes the following protein-coding sequences:
- a CDS encoding DUF6556 family protein encodes the protein MENYSRKNKTANAKEEKTPTRHHIKKGLSAFQKTLATIGSILGIITATITILTFMNNNKSDTKTKSSQTTQTTIIKEIQKETTTDGAKSSDTTAASQGETETSSASSDTTQSSNTSSDTSSSQTSSTTTDNDTNTTTSSSSN
- a CDS encoding ABC transporter substrate-binding protein; translated protein: MKKLYSFLMGIVAIILILWGMSYHIESRTKSGSGDKLVIYNWGDYIDPELLTKFTKETGIQVQYETFDSNESMYTKIKQGGTTYDIAIPSEYMISKMMSERLLEKLDHSKIKGLENIGKRFLNQSFDPKNQYSIPYFWGTLGIVYNTELVKTAPKHWSDLWRPEYKNSIMMIDGAREVMGVGLNALGYSLNSKNTKQLQEAVDKLYTLTPNIKAIVADEMKGYMIQNNAAIGVSFSGEARQMLEKNDKLRYVVPTEASNLWFDNIVIPKTVKNKKAAYQFINFMLRPENAYKNALYVGYSTPNMPAKAMLPKEIQEDKAFYPDEETMKHLEVYQQLGAKWLGIYNDLYLQVKMYRK
- a CDS encoding ABC transporter permease — protein: MKKTASIYLTVVFLILYLPIFYLIGYAFNAGDDMNKFTGFSLTHFQNMFSDTRLMLILAQTFFLAFLSSLIATAIGTFGAIYIYQAKKKYQDAFLSVNNILMVAPDVMIGASFLILFTTIKFQLGFLSVLASHIAFSIPIVVLMILPRLKEMNDDMIKAAYDLGASQVQMLKEIMLPYLTPAIIAGYFMAFTYSLDDFAVTFFVTGNGFSTLSVEIYSRARQGISLEINALSALVFLFSILLVIGYYFISREKGDAA
- a CDS encoding ABC transporter permease; the protein is MKKTTSNLFVAPYILWILLFVLAPVAMIVWQSFFNIEGHFTLENYKIYFTSQNLTYLKMSLNSVLYAGIITVVTLVISYPTAFLLTQLKHRQLWLMLIILPTWVNLLLKAYAFIGIFGQNGSVNQFLSFIGIGSQQILFTDFSFIFVASYIELPFMILPIFNVLEDMDQNLINASYDLGANRWETFCRVVFPLSMNGVRSGVQSVFIPSLSLFMLTRLIGGNRVITLGTAIEQHFLTTQNWGMGSTIGVVLIVAMLVIMWATKERGER
- a CDS encoding ABC transporter ATP-binding protein — encoded protein: MNKPIIEFRNVSKVFEDNNTVVLKDINFELEEGKFYTLLGASGSGKSTILNIIAGLLDASSGDVFLDGVRINDIPTNKRDVHTVFQSYALFPHMTVFENVAFPLRLRKVEKQEVERRVAEVLKMVRLDGFEKRSIRKLSGGQRQRVAIARAIVNEPRVVLLDEPLSALDLKLRTDMQYELRELQQRLGITFVFVTHDQEEALAMSDWIFVMNDGEIVQSGTPVDIYDEPINHFVATFIGESNILPGKMIEDYLVEFNGKRFEAVDGGMRPNEQVEVVIRPEDLRITLPEEGKLQVKVDTQLFRGVHYEIIAYDGLGNEWMIHSTRKAIVGEEIGLDFEPEDIHIMRLNETEEEFDARIEEYVEMEEQEAGLINAIEEERDEENNL
- the murB gene encoding UDP-N-acetylmuramate dehydrogenase — encoded protein: MSTLEMLKSELNGIDIRFDEPLKQYTYTKVGGAADYLVFPRNRYELARVVKFANREQIPWMVLGNASNIIVRDGGIRGFVIMFDKLNGVAVDGYTIEAEAGANLIETTHIALHHSLTGFEFACGIPGSIGGAVFMNAGAYGGEISHILLSCKVLTRDGEIKNISAQDMKFGYRRSYVQQTGDVVISAKFALAPGMHRVIRQEMERLTHLRQLKQPLEYPSCGSVFKRPVGHFAGQLISEANLKGHRIGGVEVSTKHAGFMVNVDNGTAADYENLIAHVIETVKAHSGVTLEREVRIIGEK
- the lepA gene encoding translation elongation factor 4; amino-acid sequence: MNLDELKKRQEKIRNFSIIAHIDHGKSTLADRILEATDTVSSREMQAQLLDSMDLERERGITIKLNAIELNYRAKNGETYIFHLIDTPGHVDFTYEVSRSLAACEGAVLVVDAAQGIEAQTLANVYLALDNDLEILPVINKIDLPAADPERVRTEIEDVIGLDASEAVLASAKAGIGIEEILEQIVEKVPAPTGDVTAPLKALIFDSVYDAYRGVILQVRVMDGVVKPGDTIQLMSNGRTFDVTEVGIFTPKAVGRDFLATGDVGYIAASIKTVQDTRVGDTVTLADNPAAEPLHGYKQMNPMVFAGLYPIESNKYNDLREALEKLQLNDASLQFEPETSQALGFGFRCGFLGLLHMDVIQERLEREFNIDLIMTAPSVIYKVNMTDGESLDVSNPSEFPEPTKIDSIEEPYVKAQIMVPQEFVGAVMELAQRKRGDFVTMDYIDENRVNVIYQIPLAEIVFDFFDKLKSSTRGYASFDYEISEYRKSSLVKMDILLNGDKVDALSFIVHKEFAYERGKLIVEKLKKIIPRQQFEVPIQAAIGQKIVARTDIKALRKNVLAKCYGGDVSRKRKLLEKQKAGKKRMKAIGSVEVPQEAFLSVLSMDDE
- a CDS encoding Cof-type HAD-IIB family hydrolase; amino-acid sequence: MIKLIALDMDGTLLNSQKEIPQTHIQAIHQAIENGVKLVLCTGRPLVGVKPYYEQLGLSGENEYVIINNGCSTHQTKDWKLVDWKELSAEDMLYLDRIAKQTPAQLTLFDEERYLVVDEKPSDLVTYDASLVFTTPTEISLEEAISGKNIMFQAMFLAQPDELDTFEKQFASQICQHFSGVRSQPVIYEAMPKGTTKATALKELAQRLDINPQEIMAIGDANNDIEMLEFAGLGVAMGNSSDYVKKLADYVTDSNDENGVATAIEKLILNN
- the pepT gene encoding peptidase T produces the protein MNYPTLLERFLTYVKVNTRSDEHSTTTPSTQSQVDFANNILIPEMKRVGLENVYYLPNGYAIGTLPANDPSFTRKIGLISHMDTADFNAESVNPQIIENYDGGVIPLGQSGFNLDPVDFASLKKYKGQTLITTDGTTLLGSDDKSGIAEIMTAIEYLTAHPDIKHCEIRVGFGPDEEIGVGADKFDATDFDVDFAYTIDGGPLGELQFETFSAASAEITFQGRNVHPGTAKGQMINALQLAIDFHNQLPEGARPELTDGYEGFYHLMNVEGTVEEAKASYIIRDFDTATFEQRKELMRSITNKMNEKHGERVHLELKDQYYNMRQVIEKDMTPINIAKAVMEKLDIKPIIEPIRGGTDGSKISFMGIPTPNIFAGGENMHGRFEYVSLQTMERAVDTIIGIVSYKD
- a CDS encoding YoaK family protein, producing the protein MMINNVKRKREFHSRSKFFACLLTFCAGFIDAYTFIERGGTLVAGQTGNVVFLSVELIHHETGEIEVKLATMLAFMLGIFVLTIFKNSFENSLWRLSSILPLILFCGLTGFLPATVSNLFIVPPIGFCMGLVATAFGEVDGIVYNNSFMTGNIKKTMVAFGTYVRTKEKTCLAEGIFFVALLGSFVTGAIVSIYLIQFYLLKTIWLVAIILLAFLTFRMVQYIRRR
- the udk gene encoding uridine kinase encodes the protein MQNRPIIIGVTGGSGGGKTSVSRAILSNFPNEKIAMIEHDSYYKDQSHLTFEERIKTNYDHPFAFDTDLMIAQIKELLAGRPVDIPTYDYTAHTRSDKTYRQDPQDVFIVEGIMVLEDKRLRDLMDIKIFVDTDDDVRIIRRIKRDMDERGRSLDSVIEQYLGVVKPMYHQFIEPTKRYADVIIPEGASNTVAIDLITTKIEKILQEAREQ